The following proteins are encoded in a genomic region of Comamonas resistens:
- a CDS encoding DUF6348 family protein codes for MTESESSTLTLQQLLAHTLDELGIATEEQGQRLVLEDGLQLVPHVVDIAAQSDEHWRTSTVIEVYHPLIEDVLFEYQHSGGRSQITSLHDGFNQWARMDLVTLRDAVQPELQRPSMGIGYTDEATGQPYQRQVVLGPTGHYQQRPPEASALPDGHEDDDHDFCPCCLFSNSMQAFSDQLQSREFLGVRLYAARDSQGEISADCRINGEDFPAALPYLKAYVQTWPDAGLEFRKQYVVIRNQP; via the coding sequence ATGACTGAATCCGAATCCTCCACTCTCACACTGCAGCAACTATTGGCCCATACGCTGGACGAACTGGGCATTGCCACTGAGGAACAAGGCCAGCGTCTGGTGCTGGAGGACGGCCTGCAACTGGTGCCCCATGTGGTGGACATTGCGGCGCAATCCGATGAGCACTGGCGTACCAGCACCGTGATCGAGGTCTACCACCCGCTGATCGAGGACGTGCTGTTCGAATACCAGCACAGCGGCGGCCGCTCGCAGATCACATCGCTGCACGACGGCTTCAATCAATGGGCGCGTATGGATCTGGTCACTCTGCGCGATGCCGTGCAACCCGAACTGCAGCGTCCCTCCATGGGCATTGGCTATACCGATGAAGCCACGGGCCAGCCCTATCAGCGTCAGGTCGTGCTTGGGCCAACGGGCCACTACCAGCAACGCCCGCCGGAAGCCTCGGCCTTGCCCGATGGTCATGAGGACGATGATCACGACTTCTGCCCCTGCTGCCTGTTCAGCAACAGCATGCAAGCATTCAGCGACCAGCTCCAAAGCCGTGAATTTCTGGGAGTGCGCCTGTATGCTGCGCGTGATTCGCAAGGCGAGATCAGCGCCGACTGCCGCATCAATGGCGAAGACTTTCCTGCTGCCCTTCCCTATCTCAAGGCCTATGTACAAACCTGGCCCGATGCCGGGCTGGAGTTTCGCAAGCAATACGTGGTCATTCGCAACCAGCCTTGA
- the arsB gene encoding ACR3 family arsenite efflux transporter, producing the protein MQATAPKPAMGLFERYLTLWVLLCICAGIALGRGLPELTQAVASMEVAKVNLPVGVLIWVMIIPMLVKIDFSALSQVRSHARGIGVTLLINWAVKPFSMALLAWLFLRHVFARWLDPAQVDSYVAGLILLAAAPCTAMVFVWSQLCKGDPYFTLSQVALNDAIMLVAFAPIVALLLGISSITVPWATLLASVLLYILVPVAIAQMLRKHLMRKGEDAFNRATAAMGPASIMALLVTLVLLFAFQGNAILQQPLVIALLAVPILIQVVLNSGLAYWLNKRLGVAHCVAGPSALIGASNFFELAVATAISLFGLNSGAALATVVGVLIEVPVMLVVVAAVNHSRHWYECSLPATQTPKS; encoded by the coding sequence ATGCAAGCTACTGCCCCAAAGCCTGCGATGGGCTTGTTCGAGCGCTATCTCACGCTCTGGGTACTGCTCTGCATCTGTGCAGGGATTGCCTTGGGCCGTGGCCTGCCGGAACTGACTCAGGCCGTCGCCTCCATGGAGGTCGCGAAGGTGAACCTGCCCGTGGGAGTGCTGATCTGGGTGATGATCATTCCCATGCTGGTCAAGATTGACTTCTCTGCCTTGTCGCAGGTGAGGTCTCATGCCCGCGGCATCGGAGTGACCTTGCTGATCAACTGGGCCGTCAAGCCGTTTTCGATGGCATTGCTGGCCTGGCTGTTTCTGCGCCATGTCTTTGCCCGGTGGCTTGATCCCGCACAGGTGGACAGCTATGTGGCCGGCCTGATTCTGCTGGCCGCAGCCCCCTGCACGGCCATGGTGTTTGTCTGGAGCCAGTTGTGCAAGGGCGACCCTTATTTCACGCTGTCTCAAGTCGCCTTGAATGACGCCATCATGCTGGTGGCCTTTGCCCCCATCGTGGCCTTGCTGCTGGGTATCTCCTCCATCACCGTCCCGTGGGCCACCCTGCTCGCTTCGGTGCTGCTCTACATCCTTGTGCCTGTGGCCATCGCTCAGATGCTGCGCAAGCACCTGATGCGCAAAGGAGAAGACGCGTTCAATCGCGCCACTGCTGCCATGGGGCCGGCGTCCATCATGGCCCTGCTCGTCACGCTGGTGCTGCTGTTCGCATTTCAAGGCAATGCCATCTTGCAGCAGCCCTTGGTGATCGCACTGTTGGCTGTGCCCATCCTGATTCAGGTGGTACTCAATTCAGGGCTGGCCTACTGGCTGAACAAGCGACTGGGCGTGGCCCACTGCGTGGCCGGGCCTTCCGCCCTAATCGGGGCCAGCAACTTCTTCGAGCTGGCCGTGGCCACGGCCATCAGCCTGTTTGGTCTGAACTCTGGCGCCGCACTGGCAACCGTGGTTGGCGTGCTGATCGAAGTACCCGTCATGCTGGTCGTGGTCGCCGCCGTCAACCATTCCAGGCATTGGTACGAATGTTCCCTGCCAGCAACGCAAACCCCAAAATCCTGA
- a CDS encoding Bug family tripartite tricarboxylate transporter substrate binding protein: MNRRQILVSMAAVGALATMAGAHAQATFPQKPITFVVPYLAGGTTDLVARVVGEHMSRTLGQPVVIENKPGAGGNIGMDVVAKSKPDGYTIGFGAISTNALNPHIYKSMAFDPRKDFTAVSMLGYSTIVLEVGKSFPADNLQEFIAYIKAHPGFQYGTAGAGTSMHLAGVMFAQMAGLDTIHVPYKGSVPGITDMLGGHLPAMFDNLPASLPHIQAGKLKALAVAGSERSPSLPNVPTIAESGLKGYAVDPWFGVYGPAKLDPAITAKLNAAINKALSDPAVKDKLLQAGFTPKGSAAQDFEALTQSEYQRLGDAARRARMQVN; encoded by the coding sequence ATGAATCGTCGACAGATACTGGTTTCCATGGCTGCCGTAGGTGCGCTTGCCACCATGGCAGGCGCTCACGCGCAAGCAACTTTCCCGCAAAAGCCCATCACCTTTGTTGTTCCGTATCTGGCTGGAGGAACAACCGATCTCGTGGCACGAGTCGTGGGCGAGCACATGTCACGCACGTTGGGTCAACCTGTGGTGATCGAAAACAAGCCTGGCGCCGGGGGCAATATAGGCATGGATGTCGTGGCCAAGTCCAAGCCCGACGGCTATACGATCGGCTTTGGAGCCATCTCCACTAATGCGCTCAACCCGCACATTTACAAATCGATGGCATTTGATCCCCGTAAGGACTTCACTGCGGTTTCGATGCTGGGCTACTCCACCATCGTGCTGGAGGTGGGCAAGAGCTTCCCGGCCGACAATCTGCAGGAGTTCATTGCCTACATCAAGGCGCATCCGGGCTTTCAGTACGGTACAGCCGGGGCAGGAACCAGCATGCATCTGGCGGGCGTGATGTTTGCGCAAATGGCAGGCCTGGACACCATCCATGTCCCCTATAAAGGCAGCGTGCCGGGTATTACCGACATGCTGGGCGGTCATCTGCCTGCCATGTTCGATAACCTGCCGGCTTCCTTGCCACATATCCAGGCAGGCAAGCTCAAAGCACTGGCTGTGGCAGGTAGCGAGCGCAGCCCGTCACTGCCGAATGTGCCGACCATTGCAGAGAGCGGTCTCAAGGGCTACGCGGTCGATCCATGGTTCGGCGTATATGGCCCGGCCAAGCTGGACCCGGCTATCACGGCCAAGCTCAATGCCGCCATCAACAAAGCCCTGAGCGATCCCGCCGTCAAGGACAAACTGCTGCAGGCCGGATTCACCCCCAAGGGGTCTGCAGCCCAAGACTTTGAAGCATTGACGCAGTCCGAATATCAACGACTGGGTGATGCGGCACGTAGAGCCCGGATGCAGGTCAACTAA
- a CDS encoding DUF6331 family protein: protein MSTAPQSIDLGNGQSIPIQPLSTRPEQTLDMDALAPELAPLWDALETICVTGCCGIDALDLSPEQLAAARPKLDTAAICSGLLQIQARLNCPDLPLVVSQRLNQYLDRDAARQLITHLLYHLDA, encoded by the coding sequence ATGAGTACCGCGCCTCAATCCATCGATCTGGGCAACGGACAAAGCATTCCCATCCAGCCCTTGAGCACCAGGCCCGAACAAACACTGGACATGGATGCACTGGCCCCCGAGCTTGCGCCGTTGTGGGATGCACTGGAGACGATTTGCGTCACCGGCTGCTGCGGTATCGACGCGCTGGATCTCAGCCCCGAACAACTGGCTGCCGCCCGACCCAAGCTCGACACTGCGGCAATTTGCTCAGGCTTGCTGCAGATACAGGCAAGGCTGAACTGCCCCGACTTACCCTTGGTGGTAAGCCAGCGGCTCAATCAGTACCTGGACCGGGATGCAGCCCGGCAGCTGATCACCCATTTGCTGTACCACCTTGACGCCTAG
- a CDS encoding DUF6138 family protein: MVEGQKLLGTSVLEYRLSQEPISSFSHANMRDFAEKMRTLLGWNEISYQLHLWVQAHLRDPFFVNEGSDWNEQWVRKPNAAPVQLSTDVFRFACDVAIGDLKFGPSYAYVSADRIFDWATQLGSDLPARLKKHGTGDLPKALAQWAGPGVSATANDALAVIRITQKEESEAAYGQVLDYLIELLNTTDFPRSYAIEYRGPSKTYLPIKGLPKKGVHQLFASAAAYPGLHDKIAAYARTAISEFDWYQNLQDEDCAMPGSFAVFALAFMDTRFAPLMLDYLHTVDGEHQSLHGRFVEAYIDAHGFTETGIAYLLACAGNIQHLRHRKSYPALMANAQSLSALIRARQQHISDTPSANAALRAALESRSAAESAFQEARHAIWGDASSKDNGKRLIESAPTELRPLYEQVFAPIASSRRA, encoded by the coding sequence ATGGTGGAGGGGCAAAAGCTGCTGGGCACTTCGGTGCTCGAGTACCGGCTCAGCCAGGAGCCCATTTCCAGTTTCTCTCATGCCAATATGCGCGACTTTGCCGAGAAAATGCGCACGCTGCTGGGCTGGAACGAGATCTCCTACCAGCTGCATCTGTGGGTGCAGGCCCATTTGCGCGACCCCTTCTTTGTCAACGAGGGCAGTGACTGGAACGAGCAATGGGTGCGCAAGCCCAATGCCGCCCCCGTGCAGCTCAGCACCGATGTGTTTCGCTTTGCCTGCGATGTGGCTATTGGCGACCTCAAATTCGGCCCCAGTTATGCCTATGTCAGCGCCGATCGGATCTTTGACTGGGCCACTCAGCTGGGCTCGGATCTGCCGGCCCGGCTCAAGAAGCATGGCACCGGCGATCTGCCCAAAGCCCTGGCCCAATGGGCGGGCCCGGGCGTCAGCGCCACGGCCAATGATGCGCTGGCCGTGATCCGCATCACCCAGAAGGAAGAAAGCGAAGCCGCCTATGGCCAGGTTCTCGACTATCTGATCGAACTGCTGAACACCACGGACTTTCCACGCTCCTACGCCATCGAATATCGCGGCCCCAGCAAGACCTATCTGCCCATCAAGGGCTTGCCCAAAAAAGGCGTGCACCAGCTGTTTGCCAGCGCAGCTGCCTATCCCGGCCTTCATGACAAAATTGCCGCCTATGCGCGTACCGCCATCAGCGAATTCGACTGGTACCAGAACCTCCAGGATGAAGACTGCGCCATGCCCGGCAGTTTTGCGGTGTTTGCGCTGGCGTTCATGGATACACGCTTCGCTCCGCTGATGCTGGACTATCTTCACACCGTCGATGGCGAGCACCAGTCGCTGCATGGCAGATTTGTCGAAGCCTATATCGACGCCCACGGCTTTACCGAAACGGGTATTGCCTATCTGCTGGCCTGTGCCGGCAATATCCAGCATTTGCGCCACCGCAAGAGCTATCCGGCCCTCATGGCCAACGCGCAAAGTCTGAGCGCACTGATCCGGGCCCGTCAGCAGCACATCAGCGATACGCCTTCAGCCAATGCCGCCCTGCGCGCGGCGCTGGAAAGCCGCAGTGCAGCAGAATCCGCCTTTCAGGAGGCACGCCACGCCATCTGGGGCGACGCCAGTAGTAAAGACAACGGCAAACGCCTGATCGAGAGCGCCCCGACCGAGCTACGCCCGCTCTACGAGCAGGTCTTTGCTCCAATCGCTTCGAGCAGACGGGCATAA
- a CDS encoding arsenate reductase ArsC, which translates to MTTHILVLCTHNSARSVLAEAMFNHWARKLGIDAKAFSAGAAPSGRIHPQAIAALNAAGVEVSGLASKSMDMFAKAGAPEMGVVITVCDSAAAQPCPVWPGAPVRAHWSYPDPSVALEQEQAQRFELTRQAIAYRMLQLVQLPFAELDNKALQPLVQRIGES; encoded by the coding sequence ATGACCACCCATATCCTGGTGCTCTGCACCCACAACTCTGCCCGCAGTGTTCTGGCAGAAGCCATGTTCAATCATTGGGCGAGAAAGCTGGGCATTGATGCCAAGGCCTTCAGCGCAGGCGCGGCCCCCAGCGGCCGTATTCACCCACAGGCCATTGCTGCGCTGAACGCTGCTGGCGTGGAGGTGTCAGGCCTCGCCAGCAAGAGCATGGATATGTTTGCCAAGGCCGGTGCACCTGAGATGGGCGTGGTCATCACGGTCTGCGACAGTGCAGCAGCCCAACCATGCCCTGTCTGGCCCGGTGCGCCTGTGCGTGCCCACTGGAGCTACCCCGACCCCTCTGTCGCCCTCGAACAGGAACAGGCCCAACGCTTTGAACTGACGCGCCAGGCCATTGCCTACCGCATGCTGCAATTGGTGCAACTGCCGTTTGCCGAGCTCGATAACAAGGCACTGCAGCCCCTGGTGCAGCGTATCGGAGAGTCCTGA
- a CDS encoding PACE efflux transporter, with protein sequence MMKTRSLSDRVRHALMFEAIGLMIIIPASAILFNKPMTHMGVVGIGSATIATVWNFTFNIGFDRCMRKMYGHIRKSFAARLLHTVLFEAGLLLILLPLIAWYLNMTLLETLVLDLAIVAFYLVYNFVFNVAYDRLFPVLANSRSPVVSSLSEAS encoded by the coding sequence ATGATGAAGACGCGCAGTCTTTCTGATCGTGTGCGGCACGCTTTGATGTTCGAAGCTATCGGGTTGATGATCATCATCCCGGCCTCGGCCATCTTGTTCAACAAGCCCATGACGCATATGGGCGTGGTGGGTATAGGCTCCGCTACGATCGCGACGGTTTGGAATTTCACGTTCAACATCGGGTTTGATCGCTGCATGCGGAAGATGTACGGTCATATTCGCAAGAGCTTCGCAGCCCGACTGCTGCACACTGTCTTGTTCGAGGCCGGCCTGCTGCTGATCCTGCTTCCGCTGATTGCCTGGTATCTGAATATGACGCTACTCGAGACGCTGGTGCTCGATCTGGCTATCGTCGCGTTCTATCTTGTTTACAACTTTGTGTTCAACGTTGCCTATGACCGCCTTTTTCCGGTCCTGGCCAATAGCCGCTCCCCAGTTGTTTCCAGCTTGAGCGAGGCCTCATAA
- a CDS encoding VOC family protein produces the protein MSPKNTICLWYTGEALQAAQFYAKTFPDSHVGAVHYAPGDYPDGKQGDVLLVEFTVAGVVCIGLNGGPHFTHNESFSFQIATDDQEETDRLWNAIVGNGGQESACGWCKDRWGISWQITPRVLMQAVSGAYGAAAAQRAYAAMMDMRKIDIAAIEAAVQG, from the coding sequence ATGTCCCCCAAGAACACCATCTGTCTCTGGTACACCGGTGAGGCGCTGCAAGCCGCACAGTTCTATGCCAAAACCTTCCCCGACAGCCATGTGGGTGCCGTGCATTACGCACCGGGTGACTATCCGGACGGCAAGCAGGGCGATGTGCTGCTGGTCGAATTCACCGTTGCCGGTGTGGTCTGCATCGGTCTGAACGGCGGGCCGCATTTCACGCACAACGAATCCTTCTCGTTCCAGATTGCCACCGACGATCAGGAAGAAACAGACAGGCTCTGGAATGCCATCGTGGGCAATGGCGGTCAGGAAAGCGCCTGCGGCTGGTGCAAGGATCGCTGGGGTATTTCCTGGCAGATCACGCCGCGCGTGCTGATGCAGGCGGTTTCAGGCGCGTATGGTGCAGCTGCTGCCCAGCGTGCCTATGCGGCCATGATGGATATGCGCAAGATTGATATCGCTGCCATCGAGGCGGCGGTGCAGGGCTGA
- a CDS encoding ArsR/SmtB family transcription factor, whose product MNEDQVIKSLAALAHQVRLRVFRALVMAGAEGLTPSVLAEQLEVASTALSFHLKELVNAGLVAQERMGRNLIYRADFARMDGVLGYLTENCCAGAGCGLSASTCCPVDDTDNKGC is encoded by the coding sequence ATGAATGAAGACCAAGTCATCAAATCACTGGCTGCGCTGGCCCACCAAGTTCGGTTGCGTGTCTTTCGCGCGCTGGTGATGGCTGGGGCTGAAGGTCTGACACCTTCCGTCCTGGCTGAGCAGTTGGAAGTGGCGTCCACCGCCCTGTCCTTTCACCTCAAGGAGCTGGTCAATGCAGGCTTGGTGGCGCAGGAGCGCATGGGCCGCAACCTCATCTATCGCGCCGACTTTGCGCGCATGGATGGTGTCCTGGGCTATCTGACCGAAAACTGCTGCGCAGGTGCTGGCTGCGGACTGAGCGCATCGACCTGCTGCCCTGTGGACGATACAGACAACAAAGGCTGCTAA
- a CDS encoding TetR/AcrR family transcriptional regulator — translation MIEATRAKLIAAARKAFAQHGYAQASMDELTAQAGLTRGALYHHFGGKPGLLAAVVAQMDAEMDERLEAVLRAHADPWLGFLAYCRAYLAMAQEAEIRRIVLQDARSVLTGTDQGQQHQQCIAFTTGFLQRLMDQGVIVPASAPALARLLNGCLVEAAFWIAEEGAPPERLEQALQALDLMLQGWKA, via the coding sequence ATGATTGAAGCCACCCGGGCCAAGCTGATTGCCGCGGCCCGCAAGGCCTTTGCCCAGCACGGCTACGCCCAGGCCTCCATGGACGAGCTGACTGCGCAAGCCGGTCTGACACGCGGTGCGCTCTACCATCACTTTGGCGGCAAACCCGGCCTGCTGGCCGCCGTTGTCGCACAGATGGATGCCGAGATGGACGAGCGTCTCGAAGCCGTGCTGCGCGCCCATGCCGACCCCTGGCTGGGCTTTCTGGCCTACTGCCGTGCCTATCTGGCCATGGCCCAGGAAGCCGAAATCCGCCGCATCGTGCTGCAGGATGCGCGCTCGGTGCTCACCGGCACCGACCAAGGCCAGCAGCATCAGCAGTGCATTGCCTTTACCACCGGTTTTCTGCAGCGGCTCATGGACCAGGGCGTCATCGTGCCCGCCAGCGCGCCCGCTCTGGCCCGGCTGCTCAATGGTTGCCTGGTCGAGGCCGCATTCTGGATTGCCGAAGAGGGCGCGCCGCCCGAGCGGCTGGAGCAAGCGCTACAGGCACTGGATTTGATGCTGCAGGGCTGGAAGGCCTGA
- a CDS encoding LysR family transcriptional regulator has product MSISMDQLEAFVSAAEKGSFSAAGRALRKAQSAVSTQVSNLETDLGVMLFNRAGRNPSLTAAGERLLAEAKLILDRREHLIGIAASFEAHIEKRLVVAIDELYPEHVLGELFAEFAALFPHVELELLFPIMEDVSSMILDGKADIGVMWRQESLPAELGFHTIGWVPLQLVCGSSHPLAHTVVDWEELKRHRQIMVTLRSEGTEKHRLRVAAEVWWVESHWVILQILKQGIGWALIPNHIIESSPVAKDLVIPALRFNEGAHPVALELVWHKQRPSGPAATWLRERFAATKIDA; this is encoded by the coding sequence ATGAGCATATCCATGGACCAACTGGAAGCATTCGTCTCGGCAGCAGAAAAAGGATCTTTCTCTGCCGCCGGACGTGCTTTGCGCAAGGCGCAATCAGCCGTCAGCACCCAGGTTTCCAACCTGGAAACCGATCTTGGGGTGATGCTTTTCAACCGTGCCGGGCGCAATCCCTCCTTGACTGCCGCAGGCGAGCGCCTGCTGGCGGAAGCAAAGCTGATCCTTGACCGCCGGGAGCATCTGATTGGTATTGCGGCCAGCTTCGAGGCGCATATCGAAAAGCGCCTTGTTGTGGCCATTGACGAGCTCTACCCGGAGCATGTGCTGGGAGAGCTATTCGCCGAGTTCGCGGCTCTCTTTCCCCATGTTGAGCTGGAGCTGCTGTTCCCCATCATGGAGGATGTCAGCAGCATGATTCTTGACGGGAAAGCGGATATCGGAGTGATGTGGCGCCAGGAATCGCTGCCCGCAGAGCTTGGCTTTCACACGATTGGATGGGTGCCGCTCCAACTGGTTTGTGGAAGCAGCCATCCGCTTGCGCATACCGTCGTCGACTGGGAAGAGCTCAAGCGTCACCGTCAGATCATGGTGACGCTGAGGTCCGAAGGAACTGAAAAACACCGTCTTCGCGTCGCTGCCGAGGTCTGGTGGGTCGAAAGCCATTGGGTCATCCTGCAGATCCTCAAGCAAGGGATCGGCTGGGCGCTCATCCCCAATCACATCATCGAGAGCTCACCCGTAGCCAAGGACCTCGTCATACCAGCACTGCGATTCAACGAAGGAGCGCATCCCGTGGCCTTGGAGCTGGTTTGGCACAAGCAGCGCCCGAGCGGGCCTGCGGCCACATGGCTGCGCGAGAGATTTGCGGCCACCAAGATTGACGCTTGA
- the arsH gene encoding arsenical resistance protein ArsH: MSPESISSNLDPVSFQIPALQALAAARTSSHAPRILMLYGSLRERSYSKLLTHEAARLLAGMGAEVRIYNPEGLPQPDAAPVEHPKVLELRELVRWCEGMVWTSPERHGAMTGIMKTQIDWIPLSEGAVRPTQGKTLAVMQVCGGSQSFNAVNQLRILGRWMRLLTIPNQSSVAKAYQEFEEDGRMKPSSYYDRVVDVMEELMKFTLLTRDAAPYLVDRYSERKEERARMHAKTLTNM; this comes from the coding sequence ATGTCTCCCGAATCCATTTCTAGCAATCTCGACCCGGTCAGCTTCCAGATTCCAGCGCTTCAGGCCCTGGCGGCGGCCCGGACATCCAGCCACGCGCCACGCATCCTCATGCTTTATGGCTCCTTGCGTGAGCGCTCCTACAGCAAGCTGCTGACCCATGAGGCAGCCAGGCTGCTGGCAGGCATGGGAGCCGAGGTCCGTATCTACAACCCCGAAGGCCTACCGCAGCCTGATGCGGCGCCGGTTGAACACCCCAAGGTCCTGGAACTGCGCGAGCTGGTGCGCTGGTGCGAGGGCATGGTCTGGACATCGCCAGAGCGCCATGGAGCCATGACCGGCATCATGAAAACGCAGATCGACTGGATTCCCCTGTCCGAAGGCGCGGTGCGCCCCACGCAGGGCAAGACGCTGGCGGTCATGCAGGTCTGCGGCGGCTCCCAGTCCTTCAATGCCGTGAACCAGCTGCGCATACTGGGGCGCTGGATGCGCCTGCTCACCATCCCCAACCAAAGCTCGGTTGCCAAGGCCTACCAGGAGTTTGAGGAAGATGGTCGTATGAAACCTTCCTCTTACTATGACCGGGTGGTGGATGTGATGGAAGAGCTGATGAAGTTCACGCTGCTGACGAGGGATGCTGCCCCTTACCTCGTTGACCGCTATAGCGAGCGCAAGGAAGAACGAGCCAGGATGCACGCCAAGACCTTGACCAATATGTGA
- a CDS encoding MFS transporter: protein MKFQSRWLTLGVVSTALLLIVIDMTVLYTALPSLAQALHTTASEKLWILNAYSLVMAGLMPAMGALGDRLGHRMVFIGGMVLFGLASVTAAFAPSADVLIAARALLAVGGAAMMPATIAIVRITFHDPKELAFAIGVWASVASGGAAIGPLLGGALLEHFWWGSVFLINVPIIGVAALLAWWLVPKKAGNASITIDLHSCWQSMLGIISLAYGIKEFAKSDSHVLLAWGALFVGVVTLAVFVRRQLRLPRPLIDFRLLSATPIATGILIALVASMTLIGFELVLSQRLQLVLGKSPLEAGAFVLPISLGSFFAGPVAGALIGRIGCPRVIAAGLVMCASGIWGYLGLHEAGALAQVAVLALCGVGIGFSLTASSALVMTHVSEDRAGMAGSVEGVAYEFGGGFGVTIFGSLMTAVYVAHVRSAGIEAMAGSSLDEAYRNAHQGIQSPAVLQGAMQAFEASFTAVSGVVIALLFSLAVVVLVLTRNLPKQQMSG from the coding sequence ATGAAATTCCAGAGCCGCTGGCTCACGCTTGGCGTGGTTTCAACGGCGTTGCTGCTCATCGTCATCGATATGACGGTGCTGTACACGGCGTTGCCGAGTTTGGCGCAGGCTTTGCACACCACGGCCTCGGAAAAGCTCTGGATTCTCAATGCCTACTCGCTGGTGATGGCAGGTTTGATGCCCGCCATGGGGGCTTTAGGTGACCGTCTGGGCCATAGGATGGTCTTTATCGGCGGCATGGTTTTGTTTGGCCTGGCCTCTGTGACCGCCGCATTTGCCCCCAGTGCCGATGTGCTGATTGCTGCGCGTGCACTGCTTGCTGTTGGCGGTGCCGCCATGATGCCGGCCACGATTGCCATTGTGCGGATCACTTTCCACGACCCCAAGGAACTGGCGTTTGCCATTGGTGTCTGGGCCTCTGTGGCTTCTGGCGGCGCTGCGATCGGCCCGCTCTTGGGCGGGGCCTTGCTTGAGCATTTCTGGTGGGGTTCGGTTTTCTTGATCAATGTCCCGATCATTGGCGTGGCAGCTTTGCTGGCCTGGTGGCTGGTTCCCAAGAAAGCCGGGAATGCCAGCATCACCATCGATTTGCATAGTTGCTGGCAAAGCATGCTTGGCATCATTTCACTGGCCTATGGCATCAAAGAATTCGCCAAGTCTGATAGTCATGTACTCCTGGCCTGGGGCGCTCTGTTTGTGGGAGTCGTGACATTGGCAGTCTTTGTGCGACGCCAGCTCCGGCTGCCTCGGCCCTTGATTGATTTCAGGCTGCTTTCGGCCACTCCTATCGCCACGGGCATCTTGATCGCGCTGGTGGCGTCAATGACGCTGATCGGTTTCGAGTTGGTGCTCAGTCAAAGGCTTCAATTGGTTCTGGGAAAAAGCCCCCTGGAGGCGGGAGCATTTGTTCTGCCCATTTCTTTGGGATCATTTTTTGCAGGGCCGGTGGCGGGGGCACTGATTGGACGCATTGGTTGCCCGCGTGTCATTGCTGCCGGCTTGGTCATGTGTGCCTCAGGCATCTGGGGATATCTTGGACTGCACGAGGCAGGGGCATTGGCTCAGGTTGCGGTCCTGGCCCTGTGCGGCGTGGGAATAGGTTTCAGCCTGACCGCCTCCAGTGCGCTGGTGATGACCCATGTTTCGGAAGACCGTGCGGGCATGGCCGGGTCTGTAGAAGGCGTGGCTTATGAGTTTGGAGGAGGTTTCGGGGTGACTATTTTTGGCTCCCTGATGACCGCGGTTTATGTCGCGCATGTGCGAAGCGCCGGCATCGAGGCCATGGCTGGCAGCAGCCTGGACGAAGCGTACCGGAATGCCCATCAGGGCATCCAGTCTCCAGCCGTTTTACAGGGCGCAATGCAAGCGTTTGAAGCGTCTTTTACTGCGGTCAGCGGCGTCGTCATCGCCTTGCTTTTTTCTCTTGCCGTAGTCGTTCTGGTGCTGACGCGCAATTTGCCCAAGCAGCAGATGTCTGGATGA